One genomic segment of Caldimonas brevitalea includes these proteins:
- a CDS encoding Wadjet anti-phage system protein JetA family protein, whose protein sequence is MMFFTPPREHFFRPLTHDNRELCAAVLRLLHERVHGANADYAEVLTRELVLEVIQRALGDAALRALAFGASQTTVRAEDERTYASELLRKLKEHGWLEDYRDPIDLRPTLKLSRAGKAFSETFANLDDSRAKTRQRNMRSARKALAAFIATRDADELLDAHEFASRVVQDLQDDIEYFRHLIQSLTREALAQKVAWNEFNDFIEKRFAREYAVRLVADSAERHRGQINEALEEVRALDGNLRALADAHLLQRAPWLEQQVQGRSPMLWLADRIESMVEAACGLKLPMLRSEMNNYVRRFTSLLRQALSLDYGAESPLGRTVAWLKERPTAEHDLLLDVLARRLAASEIRLPGGVLRWTVRDREAAVPEQTPLVVDKASRLNALLRQAEAEAFAFSDQQVLQGLLPHLSQGPITLASLPVATAEDAVRVLHAVGAVRSTEGRRLVRARKTTGQVRTPYFQADDYELRPEPSDSVSDKAV, encoded by the coding sequence ATGATGTTCTTTACGCCACCCCGCGAACACTTTTTCCGCCCGCTCACCCATGACAACCGTGAGCTGTGCGCCGCCGTGCTGCGCTTGCTGCACGAGCGGGTGCACGGGGCCAACGCAGACTATGCGGAAGTGCTGACACGCGAGCTGGTGCTGGAGGTGATCCAGCGCGCGCTTGGCGATGCCGCGCTGCGCGCGCTGGCGTTCGGTGCAAGCCAGACGACGGTGCGAGCCGAAGACGAACGCACGTATGCCAGCGAACTGCTGCGCAAGCTCAAGGAGCATGGCTGGTTGGAGGATTACCGCGACCCCATCGACCTTAGGCCCACGCTCAAGCTCAGCCGCGCGGGCAAGGCCTTCAGCGAAACCTTCGCCAACCTGGACGATTCGCGCGCCAAGACCCGCCAGCGCAACATGCGCTCGGCGCGCAAGGCGCTGGCGGCCTTCATCGCCACGCGTGACGCGGACGAGCTGCTGGACGCGCACGAATTCGCCAGCCGTGTAGTGCAGGACCTACAGGACGACATCGAGTATTTCCGGCACCTGATCCAGAGTCTGACGCGCGAGGCGCTGGCGCAGAAAGTGGCCTGGAACGAGTTCAACGATTTCATAGAGAAGCGCTTTGCACGTGAATACGCGGTACGCCTGGTGGCCGATTCGGCCGAGCGCCATCGCGGCCAGATCAACGAGGCGCTGGAAGAAGTGCGTGCCCTGGATGGCAACCTGCGTGCACTGGCCGATGCTCATCTGTTGCAGCGCGCGCCCTGGCTGGAGCAGCAGGTGCAGGGGCGCAGCCCCATGCTGTGGCTGGCCGACCGCATCGAGAGCATGGTGGAGGCCGCTTGTGGCCTGAAGCTACCGATGCTGCGCTCGGAGATGAACAACTACGTGCGCCGCTTCACCAGCCTGCTGCGCCAGGCGCTCTCGCTGGACTACGGCGCCGAGTCGCCCCTGGGCCGTACCGTGGCGTGGCTGAAGGAGCGGCCAACAGCGGAACATGACCTGCTGCTGGATGTACTGGCTCGCCGCCTCGCCGCCAGCGAGATCCGCCTGCCCGGTGGCGTGCTCCGCTGGACGGTACGCGACCGTGAAGCCGCGGTGCCCGAGCAGACGCCGCTGGTGGTGGACAAGGCCAGCCGCCTGAACGCGCTGCTGCGTCAGGCCGAAGCCGAAGCTTTCGCCTTCAGCGACCAGCAGGTGCTGCAAGGTCTGTTGCCGCACCTGTCGCAGGGGCCGATCACGCTGGCCTCACTGCCCGTCGCCACCGCCGAGGATGCCGTGCGCGTGCTGCATGCGGTGGGTGCGGTGCGTTCGACCGAGGGGCGTCGTCTGGTGCGGGCGCGTAAGACGACGGGTCAGGTGCGCACCCCGTACTTCCAGGCTGACGACTACGAATTGCGCCCCGAACCGTCGGATTCGGTCTCTGACAAGGCGGTCTGA
- a CDS encoding DUF4194 domain-containing protein yields the protein MLQSLAQFLDQRLATEGTGTVKPARFAELAGRLLASGVVWREQSQPEAGLYDDALQCEQLLREWFACIGFVLVHDSDARLLRLYPPGEGGGEDEEDGVRRLRARLSRDFVAAVIALRFLYTEALTGRRPLVDERLTISLEELSQAVVSLLAHKLPNAASERLALLRELRKHRVLHFVEGDDAGDMQMGLAVLRPVMSFVSDEAMEEALRMVGRRLDSRVPQPPAGGPRHEDRST from the coding sequence ATGCTGCAATCCCTTGCCCAGTTTCTAGACCAGCGCCTGGCCACCGAGGGGACCGGCACCGTCAAGCCTGCGCGCTTTGCCGAGCTGGCGGGGCGCCTGCTGGCCAGCGGCGTGGTGTGGCGCGAGCAATCGCAGCCCGAGGCCGGGCTGTACGATGATGCCCTTCAATGCGAGCAATTGTTGCGCGAATGGTTTGCCTGTATCGGTTTCGTGCTGGTGCACGACAGCGACGCGCGCCTGCTGCGGCTGTATCCGCCGGGTGAAGGTGGTGGCGAGGACGAAGAAGACGGCGTGCGCCGGCTGCGCGCTCGTTTGTCGCGCGACTTCGTCGCCGCCGTGATCGCGCTGCGGTTTCTCTACACCGAGGCCCTCACCGGCCGCCGCCCCCTAGTGGACGAACGACTGACGATCAGCTTGGAGGAGTTGTCGCAGGCCGTGGTATCGCTGCTGGCGCACAAGCTGCCCAACGCGGCCAGCGAGCGCCTGGCCTTGCTGCGAGAACTGCGCAAACACCGCGTGCTGCATTTCGTCGAGGGTGACGATGCCGGCGACATGCAGATGGGTCTGGCCGTGCTGCGCCCGGTGATGAGCTTCGTCAGCGACGAGGCTATGGAAGAGGCCTTGCGGATGGTGGGCCGCAGGCTGGACAGCCGGGTGCCGCAGCCACCTGCCGGAGGGCCGCGGCACGAGGACCGCAGCACATGA